One part of the Gossypium raimondii isolate GPD5lz chromosome 1, ASM2569854v1, whole genome shotgun sequence genome encodes these proteins:
- the LOC105786054 gene encoding protein trichome birefringence-like 13, which produces MATANMLSSLFPLFSLVCFISIFCLLSLSKKASISSSSPTYPHFHLVKPTMVTGNIEPNATSGSNPYTSSSSSCDYSDGSWIHDPDVRFDRYDSSCKEIFKGWNCILNKKSNGRDIVKWRWKPRNCHLPPFDPLKFLHTYRDTNIGFVGDSLNRNMFVSLFCALRRVAGDVKKWRPSGADRGFTFLHYNLTIAYHRTNLLARYGSWSANSNGGKLEDLGYKEGYRVDVDIPEGTWEKAPGFHDILIFNTGHWWWAPSKFDPIKSPMLFFERGLPLIPPIPPDVGFDKVLKHTIRFVEKTMRPSAIKLFCTRSPRHFEGGDWDQGGSCQRLQPSSPKEVEELFSLTKNGMNMEARLVNLHLYKSLKGSNFHILDITHMSEFRADAHPSTTGGKKHDDCMHWCLPGITDTWNDLFVTHLNSLKIRN; this is translated from the exons ATGGCAACAGCAAATATGCTATCATCTCTTTTCCCTTTATTCTCACTCGTATGCTTCATCTCAATCTTTTGccttctctctctttctaaAAAAGCctccatttcttcttcttccccaaCGTATCCCCACTTCCATCTAGTAAAACCCACCATGGTCACCGGTAACATCGAGCCCAATGCCACCTCCGGTTCTAACCCTTATACGTCGAGCAGCTCTTCATGCGATTACTCTGACGGGTCGTGGATCCACGACCCGGATGTGAGATTTGATCGATATGACAGTAGCTGCAAGGAAATATTCAAAGGATGGAATTGCATTCTGAACAAAAAATCAAACGGTCGAGATATCGTTAAGTGGCGATGGAAACCTCGTAACTGCCATCTCCCGCCCTTCGATCCTCTCAAGTTTCTTCACACTTACAGGGATACTAATATCG GGTTTGTTGGTGATTCCCTAAACAGAAacatgtttgtttctttgttttgcGCTCTGAGACGTGTGGCCGGTGATGTGAAGAAATGGCGTCCGTCTGGAGCTGATCGTGGCTTTACTTTTCTTCACTATAATCTTACCATTGCATATCATCGAACTAATCTTTTGGCACGCTATGGTAG CTGGTCAGCTAATAGTAATGGTGGCAAGTTGGAAGATCTTGGATATAAAGAGGGTTATAGAGTTGATGTTGATATTCCGGAAGGCACTTGGGAAAAGGCTCCAGGCTTCCATGATATACTCATCTTTAACACAGGACACT GGTGGTGGGCTCCTTCAAAATTTGACCCAATCAAGTCACCCATGCTTTTCTTTGAAAGGGGTCTGCCCTTGATCCCTCCTATTCCTCCCGATGTTGGATTTGATAAGGTTTTGAAACACACG ATACGGTTTGTGGAGAAAACAATGCGACCAAGTGCTATTAAACTTTTTTGTACACGATCACCCAGACATTTTGAAGGAGGTGATTGGGACCAGGGTGGTTCATGTCAGCGGTTACAGCCTTCATCACCAAAAGAA GTGGAAGAACTCTTCTCATTGACGAAAAATGGTATGAATATGGAAGCACGCCTTGTGAATCTACACCTGTACAAGTCTCTCAAGGGATCAAATTTCCACATCTTAGATATTACCCACATGAGCGAGTTCAGAGCAGATGCCCATCCTTCCACAACTGGAGGAAAGAAACATGATGATTGCATGCATTGGTGCTTACCGGGAATTACAGATACATGGAATGACTTGTTTGTAACTCATCTTAACAGTCTTAAAATTAGAAACtga
- the LOC105786055 gene encoding branched-chain-amino-acid aminotransferase 6 isoform X2: protein MFMFSRSICCAKLNQLSTFETLFSNLKLRPCATPLIGPLQTCEYRIYREKAEYANVNWDELGFALTKTDYMYVMNFTEEEQKFFNGTLTRFGNIEMCPSSGILNYGQGLFEGLKAYRKEDEGILLFRPQENALRMKMGADRMCMPSPTVDQFMDAVKKTVLANKRWVPPYGRGSLYVRPLLMATGRNLGVKPSSDYTFLVYASPVGNYHKGDLNLMVEDNVHRAIPGGTGGIKAVTNYSPVYKPLTEAKAKGFSDLLFLDALTGSNIEEGSACNIFILKGNVISTPTTHGTILPGITRKSIMEIASDFGYQVEERAIPIKEVFDAEEVFCTGTAMVVKSVASITYQGKRIGYKLGAETLAQKLHATLTGIQTGLIEDKLGWTMLID from the exons ATGTTCATGTTCAGTCGAAGCATTTGTTGTGCAAAGTTGAATCAACTTTCAACATTTGAAACCCTTTTCTCCAACCTGAAG CTAAGGCCCTGTGCTACACCTCTCATTGGTCCATTACAGACTTGTGAGTACAGAATTTACAG GGAGAAGGCAGAATATGCGAATGTGAATTGGGATGAACTTGGATTTGCTCTAACTAAGACTGATTATATGTACGTCATGAATTTCACTGAAGAAGAACAAAAGTTCTTCAATGGAACCTTAACTCGCTTTGGCAACATTGAGATGTGCCCTTCATCTGGAATATTAAACTATGGCCAG GGGTTATTCGAGGGACTAAAGGCGTATAGGAAGGAAGACGAGGGGATTCTGCTCTTCCGACCTCAAGAGAATGCTCTGAGGATGAAGATGGGTGCGGATCGAATGTGCATGCCATCACCAACCGTTGACCAATTCATGGATGCTGTCAAAAAGACTGTGCTGGCTAACAAGAGATGG GTACCACCTTATGGGAGAGGATCTTTATACGTTAGGCCTTTGCTTATGGCAACTGGTCGAAATCTGGGAGTGAAACCATCATCAGATTACACATTCTTAGTGTATGCTTCCCCAGTGGGCAATTATCATAAG GGTGATCTGAACTTGATGGTTGAAGACAATGTCCATAGAGCTATTCCTGGTGGTACCGGAGGCATTAAAGCTGTCACGAATTACTCGCCC GTTTACAAGCCATTAACTGAAGCAAAAGCTAAAGGGTTCTCAGATCTCTTATTTCTGGATGCATTGACTGGAAGCAACATTGAGGAAGGTTCTGCTTGCAATATCTTCATTCTCAAG GGAAATGTTATCTCAACTCCAACAACTCATGGGACAATCCTCCCAGGAATCACAAGAAAAAGCATCATGGAAATTGCATCTGATTTTGGATACCAG GTTGAGGAACGAGCTATTCCGATCAAGGAGGTGTTTGATGCTGAAGAAGTCTTTTGCACAGGAACAGCTATGGTTGTGAAGTCTGTTGCAAGTATAACCTACCAGGGCAAAAG GATCGGATACAAACTGGGAGCAGAAACACTGGCTCAGAAATTGCATGCAACACTAACAGGGATTCAAACTGGTCTGATCGAGGACAAGCTGGGATGGACCATGCTCATCGATTGA
- the LOC105786055 gene encoding branched-chain-amino-acid aminotransferase 6 isoform X1, with product MFMFSRSICCAKLNQLSTFETLFSNLKLRPCATPLIGPLQTCEYRIYSREKAEYANVNWDELGFALTKTDYMYVMNFTEEEQKFFNGTLTRFGNIEMCPSSGILNYGQGLFEGLKAYRKEDEGILLFRPQENALRMKMGADRMCMPSPTVDQFMDAVKKTVLANKRWVPPYGRGSLYVRPLLMATGRNLGVKPSSDYTFLVYASPVGNYHKGDLNLMVEDNVHRAIPGGTGGIKAVTNYSPVYKPLTEAKAKGFSDLLFLDALTGSNIEEGSACNIFILKGNVISTPTTHGTILPGITRKSIMEIASDFGYQVEERAIPIKEVFDAEEVFCTGTAMVVKSVASITYQGKRIGYKLGAETLAQKLHATLTGIQTGLIEDKLGWTMLID from the exons ATGTTCATGTTCAGTCGAAGCATTTGTTGTGCAAAGTTGAATCAACTTTCAACATTTGAAACCCTTTTCTCCAACCTGAAG CTAAGGCCCTGTGCTACACCTCTCATTGGTCCATTACAGACTTGTGAGTACAGAATTTACAG CAGGGAGAAGGCAGAATATGCGAATGTGAATTGGGATGAACTTGGATTTGCTCTAACTAAGACTGATTATATGTACGTCATGAATTTCACTGAAGAAGAACAAAAGTTCTTCAATGGAACCTTAACTCGCTTTGGCAACATTGAGATGTGCCCTTCATCTGGAATATTAAACTATGGCCAG GGGTTATTCGAGGGACTAAAGGCGTATAGGAAGGAAGACGAGGGGATTCTGCTCTTCCGACCTCAAGAGAATGCTCTGAGGATGAAGATGGGTGCGGATCGAATGTGCATGCCATCACCAACCGTTGACCAATTCATGGATGCTGTCAAAAAGACTGTGCTGGCTAACAAGAGATGG GTACCACCTTATGGGAGAGGATCTTTATACGTTAGGCCTTTGCTTATGGCAACTGGTCGAAATCTGGGAGTGAAACCATCATCAGATTACACATTCTTAGTGTATGCTTCCCCAGTGGGCAATTATCATAAG GGTGATCTGAACTTGATGGTTGAAGACAATGTCCATAGAGCTATTCCTGGTGGTACCGGAGGCATTAAAGCTGTCACGAATTACTCGCCC GTTTACAAGCCATTAACTGAAGCAAAAGCTAAAGGGTTCTCAGATCTCTTATTTCTGGATGCATTGACTGGAAGCAACATTGAGGAAGGTTCTGCTTGCAATATCTTCATTCTCAAG GGAAATGTTATCTCAACTCCAACAACTCATGGGACAATCCTCCCAGGAATCACAAGAAAAAGCATCATGGAAATTGCATCTGATTTTGGATACCAG GTTGAGGAACGAGCTATTCCGATCAAGGAGGTGTTTGATGCTGAAGAAGTCTTTTGCACAGGAACAGCTATGGTTGTGAAGTCTGTTGCAAGTATAACCTACCAGGGCAAAAG GATCGGATACAAACTGGGAGCAGAAACACTGGCTCAGAAATTGCATGCAACACTAACAGGGATTCAAACTGGTCTGATCGAGGACAAGCTGGGATGGACCATGCTCATCGATTGA
- the LOC105786055 gene encoding branched-chain-amino-acid aminotransferase 6 isoform X3 translates to MGSLSKQEQVECREKAEYANVNWDELGFALTKTDYMYVMNFTEEEQKFFNGTLTRFGNIEMCPSSGILNYGQGLFEGLKAYRKEDEGILLFRPQENALRMKMGADRMCMPSPTVDQFMDAVKKTVLANKRWVPPYGRGSLYVRPLLMATGRNLGVKPSSDYTFLVYASPVGNYHKGDLNLMVEDNVHRAIPGGTGGIKAVTNYSPVYKPLTEAKAKGFSDLLFLDALTGSNIEEGSACNIFILKGNVISTPTTHGTILPGITRKSIMEIASDFGYQVEERAIPIKEVFDAEEVFCTGTAMVVKSVASITYQGKRIGYKLGAETLAQKLHATLTGIQTGLIEDKLGWTMLID, encoded by the exons ATGGGTTCTTTATCTAAACAAGAGCAGGTGGAATG CAGGGAGAAGGCAGAATATGCGAATGTGAATTGGGATGAACTTGGATTTGCTCTAACTAAGACTGATTATATGTACGTCATGAATTTCACTGAAGAAGAACAAAAGTTCTTCAATGGAACCTTAACTCGCTTTGGCAACATTGAGATGTGCCCTTCATCTGGAATATTAAACTATGGCCAG GGGTTATTCGAGGGACTAAAGGCGTATAGGAAGGAAGACGAGGGGATTCTGCTCTTCCGACCTCAAGAGAATGCTCTGAGGATGAAGATGGGTGCGGATCGAATGTGCATGCCATCACCAACCGTTGACCAATTCATGGATGCTGTCAAAAAGACTGTGCTGGCTAACAAGAGATGG GTACCACCTTATGGGAGAGGATCTTTATACGTTAGGCCTTTGCTTATGGCAACTGGTCGAAATCTGGGAGTGAAACCATCATCAGATTACACATTCTTAGTGTATGCTTCCCCAGTGGGCAATTATCATAAG GGTGATCTGAACTTGATGGTTGAAGACAATGTCCATAGAGCTATTCCTGGTGGTACCGGAGGCATTAAAGCTGTCACGAATTACTCGCCC GTTTACAAGCCATTAACTGAAGCAAAAGCTAAAGGGTTCTCAGATCTCTTATTTCTGGATGCATTGACTGGAAGCAACATTGAGGAAGGTTCTGCTTGCAATATCTTCATTCTCAAG GGAAATGTTATCTCAACTCCAACAACTCATGGGACAATCCTCCCAGGAATCACAAGAAAAAGCATCATGGAAATTGCATCTGATTTTGGATACCAG GTTGAGGAACGAGCTATTCCGATCAAGGAGGTGTTTGATGCTGAAGAAGTCTTTTGCACAGGAACAGCTATGGTTGTGAAGTCTGTTGCAAGTATAACCTACCAGGGCAAAAG GATCGGATACAAACTGGGAGCAGAAACACTGGCTCAGAAATTGCATGCAACACTAACAGGGATTCAAACTGGTCTGATCGAGGACAAGCTGGGATGGACCATGCTCATCGATTGA
- the LOC105786055 gene encoding branched-chain-amino-acid aminotransferase 6 isoform X4: MGSLSKQEQVEWEKAEYANVNWDELGFALTKTDYMYVMNFTEEEQKFFNGTLTRFGNIEMCPSSGILNYGQGLFEGLKAYRKEDEGILLFRPQENALRMKMGADRMCMPSPTVDQFMDAVKKTVLANKRWVPPYGRGSLYVRPLLMATGRNLGVKPSSDYTFLVYASPVGNYHKGDLNLMVEDNVHRAIPGGTGGIKAVTNYSPVYKPLTEAKAKGFSDLLFLDALTGSNIEEGSACNIFILKGNVISTPTTHGTILPGITRKSIMEIASDFGYQVEERAIPIKEVFDAEEVFCTGTAMVVKSVASITYQGKRIGYKLGAETLAQKLHATLTGIQTGLIEDKLGWTMLID; encoded by the exons ATGGGTTCTTTATCTAAACAAGAGCAGGTGGAATG GGAGAAGGCAGAATATGCGAATGTGAATTGGGATGAACTTGGATTTGCTCTAACTAAGACTGATTATATGTACGTCATGAATTTCACTGAAGAAGAACAAAAGTTCTTCAATGGAACCTTAACTCGCTTTGGCAACATTGAGATGTGCCCTTCATCTGGAATATTAAACTATGGCCAG GGGTTATTCGAGGGACTAAAGGCGTATAGGAAGGAAGACGAGGGGATTCTGCTCTTCCGACCTCAAGAGAATGCTCTGAGGATGAAGATGGGTGCGGATCGAATGTGCATGCCATCACCAACCGTTGACCAATTCATGGATGCTGTCAAAAAGACTGTGCTGGCTAACAAGAGATGG GTACCACCTTATGGGAGAGGATCTTTATACGTTAGGCCTTTGCTTATGGCAACTGGTCGAAATCTGGGAGTGAAACCATCATCAGATTACACATTCTTAGTGTATGCTTCCCCAGTGGGCAATTATCATAAG GGTGATCTGAACTTGATGGTTGAAGACAATGTCCATAGAGCTATTCCTGGTGGTACCGGAGGCATTAAAGCTGTCACGAATTACTCGCCC GTTTACAAGCCATTAACTGAAGCAAAAGCTAAAGGGTTCTCAGATCTCTTATTTCTGGATGCATTGACTGGAAGCAACATTGAGGAAGGTTCTGCTTGCAATATCTTCATTCTCAAG GGAAATGTTATCTCAACTCCAACAACTCATGGGACAATCCTCCCAGGAATCACAAGAAAAAGCATCATGGAAATTGCATCTGATTTTGGATACCAG GTTGAGGAACGAGCTATTCCGATCAAGGAGGTGTTTGATGCTGAAGAAGTCTTTTGCACAGGAACAGCTATGGTTGTGAAGTCTGTTGCAAGTATAACCTACCAGGGCAAAAG GATCGGATACAAACTGGGAGCAGAAACACTGGCTCAGAAATTGCATGCAACACTAACAGGGATTCAAACTGGTCTGATCGAGGACAAGCTGGGATGGACCATGCTCATCGATTGA